One window from the genome of Macrobrachium rosenbergii isolate ZJJX-2024 chromosome 2, ASM4041242v1, whole genome shotgun sequence encodes:
- the LOC136843370 gene encoding craniofacial development protein 2-like: MTGRSREVADVTERRKIDILCVQETRWKGKKVREIGSGFKMLYSGTDERGRCGVGVVLSKEMKENVVEIERKSCKIVKVKLCCGGHILNAVSAYAPQVGCDEEGKNRFWREMDEMITSIEMEERLVIEGDLNEHIGRSRESITRVHEGHGVGEMNEEELIVDFALSFDLAINNTFLTSKNYAT; this comes from the coding sequence ATGACCGGACGAAGTAGGGAGGTGGCAGATGttacagagagaaggaaaattgatATCTTATGTGTGCAAGAGACAAGGTGGAAGGGAAAGAAGGTAAGAGAGATTGGTAGTGGATTTAAGATGCTGTACAGTGGAACTGATGAAAGGGGAAGATGTGGAGTTGGGGTTGTTCTTagtaaggaaatgaaggaaaatgtagtTGAGATTGAAAGAAAAAGCTGTAAAATAGTGAAAGTGAAACTGTGCTGTGGGGGACATATTCTAAATGCAGTCAGTGCTTATGCACCACAAGTGGGCTGTGATGAGGAAGGTAAAAATAGATTCTGGAGGGAGATGGATGAGATGATTACATCaatagaaatggaagaaagactgGTGATTGAAGGTGACCTGAATGAACACATTGGACGCAGTCGGGAAAGTATCACTAGGGTTCATGAAGGACATGGAGtgggagaaatgaatgaagaagaacTTATAGTAGATTTTGCATTATCTTTTGATTTGGCAATAAACAACACCTTTCTTACAAGCAAAAATTACGCAACATAG